The following are from one region of the Amia ocellicauda isolate fAmiCal2 chromosome 1, fAmiCal2.hap1, whole genome shotgun sequence genome:
- the tpo gene encoding thyroid peroxidase: MGIVTLLSCIVLMLWLKHDMEKAAQSSLKRSADSVIVSCFQESLQMVDRAIFNTLNGNHKQGTGHSPKQLLAFFKQGESETQEISRAAEIMEATLQRVHQRNKRTIIETDLLPIEELKLIADLSGCLPHVQPSVCPQGCLVDKYRTINGVCNNRDNSRWGAAHTALARWLPAEYEDSHNQPKGWTAGHLYNGFPLPSAREVSNTILQASNNCTLEDDTYSHIIVDWGQYIDHDISFTPQSTSKATFMGGLDCRNTCENLNPCFPIKILGNDSFGGQRECLPFFRSSPACDAGEQTTAQTLSPQRQQMNSITSFLDASTVYGSSPAKENKLQNLSSQEGLLAVNTKFKDSGHPYLPFVTNVPSPCAQNPNDSNGERIECFLAGDSRSSEVMSLATLHTLWVREHNRIARALKKLNHHWNGQMIYQETRKIVGALHQIITFRDYVPKIIGIDAYDQYIGIYGGYDSSVNPTVSNVFSTAAFRFAHATVSPVLKRLNEKYQEHENFSSVSLHQTFFSPWRLIREGGLDPVIRGLMVMPALAVTPDHLMNEELTKKLSVLSNPGAFDLASIDLQRGRDHGLPGYNEWREFCGFHRLEDHADLHTVISNAKLVQKIMDVYGHPSNIDVWLGGLVEDILPGARTGPLFACLIGKQMKMLREGDRFWWENTGVFTHSQIEQLERHSLSRVICDNSGVTDVPLDPFRLGKYPEDFLSCDKIPGMKLDPWQEEPNQAAQCGSPAVIENGDFVLCSTSGKSVVAYSCYFGYHLEGAEEIICTDSGWSADPPSCIGLCCAELDSSQIFEERLILAMDIVATGVL; this comes from the exons ATGGGCATAGTGACACTGTTGTCCTGCATTGTGCTCATGCTATGGCTTaaacatgacatggaaaaggctGCCCAAA GCAGCTTGAAAAGAAGTGCAGATTCTGTTATCGTTTCCTGTTTCCAGGAAAGTCTTCAGATGGTTGACAGAGCTATTTTCAACACTCTGAATGG AAATCACAAGCAAGGCACAGGCCATTCCCCAAAGCAGCTGTTAGCCTTTTTCAAGCAAGGTGAATCCGAAACTCAAGAGATTTCAAGAGCAGCAGAAATAATGGAAGCAACTTTACAGAGAGTGCATCAGAGAAATAAAAGAACCATTATAGAAACAG atCTTCTACCCATCGAGGAGCTGAAATTGATTGCAGACCTGTCTGGGTGTCTTCCGCATGTGCAGCCTTCTGTCTGCCCACAGGGTTGCCTGGTGGACAAATACAGAACAATCAATGGAGTCTGTAACAACAG AGATAATTCCAGATGGGGGGCCGCCCACACTGCTCTGGCTCGATGGCTACCAGCCGAGTATGAAGACAGTCATAACCAGCCTAAAGGTTGGACAGCTGGACACCTGTACAATGGCTTCCCACTCCCTTCA GCTCGGGAAGTAAGCAATACAATCCTGCAGGCTTCAAATAACTGCACTTTGGAAGATGACACCTATTCCCATATCATTGTTGACTGGGGCCAATACATAGACCATGATATTTCATTCACTCCTCAGAGCACAAGCAAAGCCACGTTCATGGGTGGACTGGATTGCCGCAATACATGCGAAAACCTGAATCCCTGCTTTCCTATTAAG ATCCTGGGAAATGACTCTTTTgggggacagagagagtgtCTGCCATTTTTTCGTTCCTCCCCTGCCTGTGACGCTGGCGAACAGAccacagcacagacactgtCACCACAAAGGCAGCAAATGAATTCCATCACTTCCTTTTTGGATGCCTCAACTGTATATGGTAGCAGTCctgcaaaggaaaacaaacttcAAAACCTTTCTAGTCAGGAGGGCCTTCTTGCTGTGAACACAAAGTTCAAGGACAGTGGTCACCCATACTTACCTTTTGTTACCAATGTACCTTCTCCGTGTGCACAAAACCCCAATGACTCCAATGGCGAGAGAATCGAATGTTTCCTGGCTGGAGACAGTAGGTCAAGTGAAGTAATGTCCCTGGCCACCCTACACACTCTATGGGTGAGAGAACACAACAGGATTGCTAGAGCACTAAAAAAGCTTAACCACCACTGGAACGGACAGATGATTTACCAGGAAACTCGAAAAATCGTCGGAGCTTTGCATCAG attATAACCTTTAGGGACTATGTCCCAAAAATTATTGGAATTGATGCATATGATCAGTACATCGGTATCTATGGAGGGTATGACTCTTCAGTAAATCCAACAGTTTCCAATGTGTTTTCAACTGCAGCTTTCCGGTTTGCCCATGCTACTGTTTCACCAGTGTTGAAAAGACTCAATGAGAAATATCAGGAGCATGAGAATTTCTCATCTGTGAGTCTGCACCAGACATTTTTTAGTCCCTGGAGACTAATTAGAGAAG gTGGACTGGATCCAGTAATACGAGGGCTAATGGTAATGCCAGCCCTGGCAGTTACTCCAGACCACTTAATGAATGAAGAGCTGACAAAAAAACTGTCGGTGCTTTCCAACCCCGGGGCTTTTGACTTGGCCTCAATAGATCTGCAACGTGGCCGAGATCATGGACTTCCAG GTTACAATGAGTGGAGGGAATTCTGCGGGTTTCACAGACTGGAAGATCATGCTGATCTTCACACGGTGATAAGCAATGCAAAGTTAGTTCAGAAGATAATGGATGTGTATGGACACCCCAGCAACATTGATGTGTGGTTAGGTGGGCTGGTGGAGGATATTTTACCAGGTGCCAGGACAGGACCACTGTTTGCATGCTTAATTGGGAAACAGATGAAAATGCTTCGAGAAGGAGACAG ATTTTGGTGGGAAAACACTGGTGTATTTACACATAGCCAAATTGAGCAGTTGGAAAGACATTCTCTTTCCCGGGTGATATGTGACAACAGCGGAGTTACAGACGTCCCCCTGGACCCTTTTAGATTAGGAAAATACCCAGAGGATTTTCTCTCTTGTGATAAGATACCTGGAATGAAGCTCGACCCCTGGCAGGAAGAGCCCAACCAAG CAGCACAGTGTGGCTCACCTGCAGTGATAGAGAATGGGGATTTTGTCTTGTGTTCCACCTCTGGAAAATCAGTCGTGGCATACTCCTGCTACTTTGGTTACCATCTGGAAGGAGCTGAGGAAATAATATGCACAGACAGTGGCTGGAGTGCTGACCCTCCCAGCTGTATAG GCCTGTGTTGTGCTGAACTGGATTCGAGTCAAATCTTTGAGGAGAGATTGATATTGGCAATGGACATTGTGGCTACAGGAGTGCTGTAG